One part of the Pelodiscus sinensis isolate JC-2024 chromosome 16, ASM4963464v1, whole genome shotgun sequence genome encodes these proteins:
- the LOC102445731 gene encoding acyl-coenzyme A synthetase ACSM3, mitochondrial-like isoform X1 has product MTFLLKRQIFNSILTPKSLCRFFSKHCRGFAPQNISGYESPNVYKELPEHFNFASDVLDKWSQMEKNGERASSIPALWWVGDQGNEVRWGFEELGFLSRKAANVLSDACGLKKGDRVIVMLPRIPELWLITVGCMRTGIIYIPATIMLTANDIFYRLQASKAKCIITNDTLAPAVDSIVSKCEFLKTRLIVSEGSRDGWLDFKKLFKDAHDDHDTIKTKSQEPMTIYFTSGTTGYPKMVEHSHSSFGIGMTSTGRLWLDLNPSDVLWGLSDPGWVKFAYSCFFSTWIQGACIFTRHMLQFEATTVLDCLSRFPVTSFCGTPTTYRMMAQHDLTRYKFKSLKRCLSGGEPLSTEVMERWKKETGMDIYEGYGQSETVLICSLHKGMKIKPGSMGKATPPYDVQVIDENANVLPPGKEGDIAIRIKPTRPFCLFSHYVDDPEKTAASERGDFYLTGDRGIVDEDRYFWFIGRADDIILSSGYRIGPYEVEYALMEHPAVAEAAVVSSPDPIRGELVKAFVILSPDFASHDPKELTKELQNHVKKITAPYKYPRKVEFVQQLPKTISGKVQRKKLRQKEWEST; this is encoded by the exons ATGACGTTTTTACTTAAACGCCAGATTTTTAATTCTATTTTGACACCCAAGTCATTGTGTAGATTCTTCAGCAAACATTGCCGAGGATTTGCCCCTCAAAATATCTCTGGCTATGAATCACCAAACGTCTATAAAGAATTGCCCGAGCACTTTAATTTTGCAAGTGATGTTCTGGACAAATGGAGTCAAATGGAAAAG AATGGAGAGAGAGCTTCCTCCATTCCAGCCCTTTGGTGGGTAGGTGATCAAGGCAATGAGGTGCGGTGGGGTTTTGAGGAGCTGGGATTTCTATCCAGAAAAGCAGCCAACGTACTCTCCGATGCATGTGGTCTGAAAAAGGGAGACAGAGTTATTGTGATGCTACCACGAATACCAGAATTGTGGTTGATAACAGTAGGCTGCATGAGAACAG GAATTATCTATATTCCAGCAACAATTATGCTGACAGCTAATGACATTTTCTATAGACTTCAAGCTTCTAAGGCCAAATGCATCATTACCAATGATACACTGGCACCTGCAGTGGACTCAATTGTGTCCAAATGCGAGTTTCTAAAAACCAGGCTAATAGTATCCGAAGGAAGCCGGGATGGGTGGCTGGATTTCAAGAAACTATTCAA AGATGCACATGATGATCATGACACCATTAAGACAAAGAGTCAAGAACCAATGACTATCTACTTTACCAGTGGAACTACAGGTTACCCCAAAATGGTGGAACATTCTCACAGTAGTTTTGGTATTGGAATGACCTCAACTGGAAG GCTTTGGTTGGATTTGAATCCCTCTGATGTCCTATGGGGCCTGTCTGACCCAGGCTGGGTAAAATTTGCCTATAGCTGCTTCTTTTCTACATGGATTCAGGGTGCATGTATCTTTACACGCCATATGCTGCAATTTGAGGCAACAACCGTCCTGGAT TGTTTGTCCAGATTTCCTGTAACCTCTTTCTGTGGTACGCCAACAACTTATCGCATGATGGCGCAGCATGATCTTACCAG ATACAAATTCAAGAGCCTGAAGCGTTGCCTAAGTGGAGGTGAGCCACTCAGCACTGAAGTGATGGAGAGATGGAAAAAAGAAACAGGGATGGATATCTATGAAGGATACGGCCAGAGTGAAACA GTTTTGATATGTTCACTTCACAAAGGGATGAAAATTAAACCTGGTTCTATGGGAAAGGCAACCCCACCTTACGATGTTCAG GTAATAGATGAAAATGCTAATGTTCTGCCTCCAGGGAAAGAAGGAGATATTGCCATCAGAATCAAACCAACAAGGCCATTTTGCCTTTTCTCTCACTATGTG GATGATCCAGAGAAAACTGCTGCCTCAGAACGCGGAGATTTTTATCTCACAGGAGACAGGGGCATTGTGGATGAAGATAGATACTTCTGGTTTATTGGAAGAGCTGACGATATCATTTTGTCTTCTGG TTATCGCATTGGACCATATGAAGTAGAATATGCCTTAATGGAGCACCCTGCAGTAGCAGAAGCAGCTGTTGTCAGCAGCCCAGATCCCATCAGAGGAGAG TTAGTGAAAGCCTTTGTTATTCTGTCTCCTGATTTTGCATCACATGATCCAAAAGAATTAACTAAGGAGCTTCAAAATCATGTCAAAAAAATTACTGCACCATACAAGTATCCCAGAAAG GTGGAATTTGTTCAACAACTACCGAAGACAATCTCTGGAAAAGTCCAAAGGAAGAAATTAAGACAGAAAGAGTGGGAGAGCACTTAG
- the LOC102445731 gene encoding acyl-coenzyme A synthetase ACSM3, mitochondrial-like isoform X2: MLHFLPLNGERASSIPALWWVGDQGNEVRWGFEELGFLSRKAANVLSDACGLKKGDRVIVMLPRIPELWLITVGCMRTGIIYIPATIMLTANDIFYRLQASKAKCIITNDTLAPAVDSIVSKCEFLKTRLIVSEGSRDGWLDFKKLFKDAHDDHDTIKTKSQEPMTIYFTSGTTGYPKMVEHSHSSFGIGMTSTGRLWLDLNPSDVLWGLSDPGWVKFAYSCFFSTWIQGACIFTRHMLQFEATTVLDCLSRFPVTSFCGTPTTYRMMAQHDLTRYKFKSLKRCLSGGEPLSTEVMERWKKETGMDIYEGYGQSETVLICSLHKGMKIKPGSMGKATPPYDVQVIDENANVLPPGKEGDIAIRIKPTRPFCLFSHYVDDPEKTAASERGDFYLTGDRGIVDEDRYFWFIGRADDIILSSGYRIGPYEVEYALMEHPAVAEAAVVSSPDPIRGELVKAFVILSPDFASHDPKELTKELQNHVKKITAPYKYPRKVEFVQQLPKTISGKVQRKKLRQKEWEST, from the exons ATGCTCCACTTTCTGCCACTG AATGGAGAGAGAGCTTCCTCCATTCCAGCCCTTTGGTGGGTAGGTGATCAAGGCAATGAGGTGCGGTGGGGTTTTGAGGAGCTGGGATTTCTATCCAGAAAAGCAGCCAACGTACTCTCCGATGCATGTGGTCTGAAAAAGGGAGACAGAGTTATTGTGATGCTACCACGAATACCAGAATTGTGGTTGATAACAGTAGGCTGCATGAGAACAG GAATTATCTATATTCCAGCAACAATTATGCTGACAGCTAATGACATTTTCTATAGACTTCAAGCTTCTAAGGCCAAATGCATCATTACCAATGATACACTGGCACCTGCAGTGGACTCAATTGTGTCCAAATGCGAGTTTCTAAAAACCAGGCTAATAGTATCCGAAGGAAGCCGGGATGGGTGGCTGGATTTCAAGAAACTATTCAA AGATGCACATGATGATCATGACACCATTAAGACAAAGAGTCAAGAACCAATGACTATCTACTTTACCAGTGGAACTACAGGTTACCCCAAAATGGTGGAACATTCTCACAGTAGTTTTGGTATTGGAATGACCTCAACTGGAAG GCTTTGGTTGGATTTGAATCCCTCTGATGTCCTATGGGGCCTGTCTGACCCAGGCTGGGTAAAATTTGCCTATAGCTGCTTCTTTTCTACATGGATTCAGGGTGCATGTATCTTTACACGCCATATGCTGCAATTTGAGGCAACAACCGTCCTGGAT TGTTTGTCCAGATTTCCTGTAACCTCTTTCTGTGGTACGCCAACAACTTATCGCATGATGGCGCAGCATGATCTTACCAG ATACAAATTCAAGAGCCTGAAGCGTTGCCTAAGTGGAGGTGAGCCACTCAGCACTGAAGTGATGGAGAGATGGAAAAAAGAAACAGGGATGGATATCTATGAAGGATACGGCCAGAGTGAAACA GTTTTGATATGTTCACTTCACAAAGGGATGAAAATTAAACCTGGTTCTATGGGAAAGGCAACCCCACCTTACGATGTTCAG GTAATAGATGAAAATGCTAATGTTCTGCCTCCAGGGAAAGAAGGAGATATTGCCATCAGAATCAAACCAACAAGGCCATTTTGCCTTTTCTCTCACTATGTG GATGATCCAGAGAAAACTGCTGCCTCAGAACGCGGAGATTTTTATCTCACAGGAGACAGGGGCATTGTGGATGAAGATAGATACTTCTGGTTTATTGGAAGAGCTGACGATATCATTTTGTCTTCTGG TTATCGCATTGGACCATATGAAGTAGAATATGCCTTAATGGAGCACCCTGCAGTAGCAGAAGCAGCTGTTGTCAGCAGCCCAGATCCCATCAGAGGAGAG TTAGTGAAAGCCTTTGTTATTCTGTCTCCTGATTTTGCATCACATGATCCAAAAGAATTAACTAAGGAGCTTCAAAATCATGTCAAAAAAATTACTGCACCATACAAGTATCCCAGAAAG GTGGAATTTGTTCAACAACTACCGAAGACAATCTCTGGAAAAGTCCAAAGGAAGAAATTAAGACAGAAAGAGTGGGAGAGCACTTAG